One Pseudonocardia sediminis DNA window includes the following coding sequences:
- the sbnA gene encoding 2,3-diaminopropionate biosynthesis protein SbnA — protein sequence MSVITSPQQFNQDDLYIDLEQTIGHELYLKCEGFNFAGSVKLKAANAMVTAAERDGTLVPGSAIVESSSGNLGVALSMIAANRGYRFVCVTDSRCNLATRRLMEALGSEVHIITEPDPQEGLLGARLNHVRHLVATEGYVWLNQYANPNSAQAHYDTTGPEIARQFPQLDVLFVGAGTTGTLMGCARYFKENHPDVRIVAIDSVGSVTFGTPASRRMIPGLGSGRVPEMLDESLIDEVVHVEEADTIRTCHMLARTGFLFGGSTGTVVSGASAWLAEHGTPGTTAVTIAPDLGERYLDTIYQSHWVEDLYGDVDAADVPADVPAQRTEMACAAA from the coding sequence ATGTCGGTCATCACCAGCCCCCAGCAGTTCAACCAGGACGACCTCTACATCGACCTGGAGCAGACGATCGGGCACGAGCTCTACCTCAAGTGCGAGGGCTTCAACTTCGCCGGATCGGTCAAGCTCAAGGCGGCCAACGCGATGGTGACCGCCGCCGAGCGCGACGGGACCCTGGTGCCCGGCTCGGCGATCGTCGAGTCCTCGTCCGGCAACCTGGGCGTGGCGCTGAGCATGATCGCGGCGAACCGCGGCTACCGGTTCGTCTGCGTCACCGACTCCCGCTGCAACCTCGCGACCCGCCGGCTGATGGAGGCCCTGGGCAGCGAGGTGCACATCATCACCGAGCCCGACCCGCAGGAGGGCCTGCTCGGTGCCCGCCTGAACCACGTCCGGCACCTGGTCGCGACCGAGGGCTACGTGTGGCTCAACCAGTACGCGAACCCGAACAGCGCGCAGGCCCACTACGACACCACCGGGCCGGAGATCGCCCGCCAGTTCCCGCAGCTCGACGTCCTGTTCGTCGGCGCCGGCACCACCGGCACCCTGATGGGCTGCGCCCGCTACTTCAAGGAGAACCACCCGGACGTCCGGATCGTCGCGATCGACAGCGTCGGCTCGGTGACGTTCGGGACGCCGGCCTCGCGCCGGATGATCCCCGGCCTGGGCAGCGGCCGCGTCCCGGAGATGCTGGACGAGTCGCTGATCGACGAGGTGGTCCACGTCGAGGAGGCCGACACGATCCGCACCTGCCACATGCTGGCCCGCACCGGTTTCCTGTTCGGCGGCTCCACCGGCACCGTCGTCAGCGGCGCGAGCGCGTGGCTGGCCGAGCACGGCACGCCCGGCACGACCGCGGTGACCATCGCCCCCGACCTGGGCGAGCGCTACCTCGACACGATCTACCAGAGCCACTGGGTCGAGGACCTCTACGGCGACGTCGACGCCGCGGACGTCCCCGCGGACGTCCCCGCGCAGCGCACCGAGATGGCGTGCGCGGCGGCCTGA
- a CDS encoding Pls/PosA family non-ribosomal peptide synthetase: protein MSVPQHIERPIPPARVSDLVLVDQHEAQGWRVRRDERLDQLFERHCDWISDYGRADRLAVDSDELSLTYAELDARANRLARYLRLRGAGGGDRIALLFDSAAHSYVAMLAVLKIGATYVPLDVASSTGRLAYIVEDSRAHTVLSMSRVAGRVPQIELLTASGADLVHVDLLERLLEEMNPGRLLDADRGTRENPLAYISYASVSGRPEGVAIDHASICNFVKVAAEIYRFRPTDRVYQGMAIAFDFSVEEIWVPWVSGATLVPRPAGPALLGDDLGTFLADRRVTALCTVPEVLDTIGEDLPGLRFLLMCGKDAPAETIARWHRPGRRFLNVYGPTEATVTATWSELRPDRPATIGIPLPTYSTVVLDVGDPYRALPHGHVGEIGIAGIGLACGYLNHDDLTDQVFVRDFLGIPGNPSGRIYRTGDLGVVNADGELEYRGRVDGRTQTRDDRVEPALTTPLPVVPAAALAPAPVAVAPTTEAALGEVLADVLDMTRVPPEQHFFDDLGADSMVMARFCARARRHPGLPPVSMKDVYRYPSVRALASALADDGSSPAERSLLEVLGEVLGTPVTADAHFFDDLGADSMTMARFCARLRKRVDLPPVSMKDVYAHSTIRGLATALAGPGSATASTAGPAASAPAVPLDLPEPVGTPRFVLCGALQLLFYLGYSALAAVLALRGYEWVSAGVGLLDQYLRALAAGVVGFTGVCALPIALKWALVGRWAPARIRVWSMSYLRFWIVRTLVRSNPLVLFLGSPIYTFYLRALGADVGRGVAIFSRNVPVCTDLLTVGDGTVIRKDSFVSCYRAHDGVIEIGAVTLGADVVVGEKTVLDIGTAMGDGALLGHTSSLQTGQAVPAGQSWHGSPAQHTDSDYRSLVPEPCGTPRRVLYAVVQLVNLLVVSLPLVLGGVALALTEVPQLAALLDRTAPAFTSTAFYTEALLASAVLFFGGALLTFLLMVTVPRVLAPTLTPDRTYRLYGFHYWAHRLIAKMTNRKFFTELFGDSSFITGYLGAIGYRLSPVVQTGSNFGMAVQHESPFLSSVGHATVVADGLSIVNADFSASSFRVSPTSIGADNFLGNHIAYPSQGRTGDNCLLATKVMVPIDGPVRTGVGLLGSPSFEIPRSVDRDTGFDLPPDEMRRRLAGKNRHNAVTIALRLVVRWMHLFGILLIASGASDLAATYGAAAYAAIPVATLAFTVVYYVAVERAVDVLQTLAPDGCSIYDPVFWRHERAWKVPSETYFKTFDGTPFKTVLWRLLGVRIGRRVFDDGCFLTERSFTAIGDGATLNAGTIVQCHSQEDGAFKSDRTTIGAGVTLGVGAFVHYGVTIGNAAVLAADSFLMKGEDVPSGTSWGGNPAGELAVPTHDAGARHAAA, encoded by the coding sequence GTGTCCGTGCCGCAGCACATCGAGCGGCCGATCCCCCCTGCGCGTGTGTCCGACCTGGTGCTCGTCGACCAGCACGAGGCGCAGGGCTGGCGCGTGCGTCGCGACGAGCGCCTGGACCAGCTCTTCGAGCGGCACTGCGACTGGATCTCCGACTACGGCCGGGCCGACCGGCTCGCGGTGGACTCCGACGAGCTGTCGCTGACCTACGCCGAGCTCGACGCGAGGGCCAACCGGCTCGCCCGCTACCTGCGCCTGCGCGGGGCCGGTGGCGGGGACCGGATCGCGCTGCTGTTCGACTCGGCCGCCCACTCCTACGTCGCGATGCTCGCCGTGCTCAAGATCGGGGCGACCTACGTCCCGCTCGACGTCGCGTCGTCCACCGGGCGCCTCGCCTACATCGTCGAGGACTCCCGGGCGCACACGGTGCTGTCGATGTCGCGGGTGGCCGGACGCGTGCCGCAGATCGAGCTGCTGACCGCGAGCGGCGCCGACCTGGTCCACGTCGACCTGCTCGAGCGGCTGCTGGAGGAGATGAACCCCGGCCGGCTCCTCGACGCCGACCGCGGCACCCGGGAGAACCCGCTCGCCTACATCAGCTACGCGTCGGTCTCCGGGCGGCCGGAGGGCGTCGCGATCGACCACGCGAGCATCTGCAACTTCGTCAAGGTCGCCGCCGAGATCTACCGCTTCCGCCCCACCGACCGCGTCTACCAGGGGATGGCGATCGCGTTCGACTTCTCCGTCGAGGAGATCTGGGTGCCGTGGGTCAGCGGCGCGACGCTGGTGCCCCGCCCGGCCGGGCCCGCCCTGCTCGGCGACGACCTCGGGACCTTCCTCGCCGACCGGCGCGTCACGGCGCTGTGCACCGTCCCGGAGGTCCTCGACACGATCGGCGAGGACCTGCCCGGCCTGCGGTTCCTGCTGATGTGCGGAAAGGACGCCCCCGCGGAGACGATCGCCCGCTGGCACCGGCCCGGGCGCCGGTTCCTCAACGTCTACGGCCCGACCGAGGCCACCGTGACCGCGACCTGGTCCGAGCTCCGGCCGGACCGGCCGGCGACGATCGGGATCCCGCTGCCCACCTACAGCACCGTGGTCCTCGACGTCGGCGATCCGTACCGCGCGCTGCCGCACGGGCACGTCGGCGAGATCGGGATCGCCGGCATCGGCCTGGCCTGCGGCTACCTCAACCACGACGACCTCACCGATCAGGTCTTCGTCCGCGACTTCCTCGGCATCCCCGGCAACCCCTCCGGGCGGATCTACCGGACCGGCGACCTGGGCGTGGTCAACGCCGACGGCGAGCTGGAGTACCGCGGACGGGTCGACGGACGGACGCAGACCCGCGACGACCGCGTCGAGCCCGCGCTGACGACGCCGCTGCCGGTCGTGCCGGCCGCAGCACTCGCACCCGCGCCGGTCGCCGTCGCGCCCACGACCGAGGCCGCGCTGGGCGAGGTCCTCGCCGACGTCCTCGACATGACCCGGGTGCCGCCCGAGCAGCACTTCTTCGACGACCTCGGCGCGGACTCGATGGTGATGGCCCGCTTCTGCGCGCGGGCCCGCAGGCACCCGGGCCTGCCGCCGGTGTCGATGAAGGACGTCTACCGGTACCCGTCGGTGCGGGCGCTGGCCTCGGCCCTGGCCGACGACGGCTCCAGCCCGGCCGAGCGCAGCCTGCTCGAGGTGCTCGGCGAGGTGCTGGGCACGCCGGTCACGGCCGACGCGCACTTCTTCGACGACCTCGGTGCGGACTCGATGACGATGGCCCGGTTCTGCGCGCGGCTGCGCAAGCGGGTCGACCTCCCGCCGGTGTCGATGAAGGACGTCTACGCACACTCGACGATCCGGGGCCTGGCCACCGCGCTCGCCGGCCCCGGCTCCGCGACCGCATCGACGGCGGGCCCCGCGGCGTCGGCACCGGCGGTCCCGCTCGATCTGCCGGAACCGGTCGGCACGCCCCGGTTCGTCCTCTGTGGAGCCCTGCAGCTGCTGTTCTACCTCGGGTACTCCGCGCTCGCCGCGGTCCTGGCCCTGCGCGGCTACGAGTGGGTCTCCGCCGGCGTCGGCCTGTTGGACCAGTACCTGCGTGCGCTCGCCGCCGGGGTCGTGGGCTTCACCGGCGTGTGCGCCCTGCCGATCGCGCTCAAGTGGGCGCTGGTCGGGCGGTGGGCACCCGCCCGGATCCGCGTCTGGAGCATGTCCTACCTGCGCTTCTGGATCGTGCGGACGCTGGTCCGGTCGAACCCGCTGGTGCTGTTCCTCGGTTCGCCGATCTACACGTTCTACCTGCGGGCGCTCGGCGCGGACGTCGGCCGCGGGGTCGCGATCTTCTCCAGGAACGTGCCCGTGTGCACCGACCTGCTGACGGTCGGCGACGGCACCGTGATCCGCAAGGACTCCTTCGTCTCGTGCTACCGGGCACACGACGGCGTCATCGAGATCGGCGCGGTCACCCTCGGCGCGGACGTGGTCGTCGGGGAGAAGACGGTGCTCGACATCGGCACCGCGATGGGCGACGGCGCCCTGCTCGGACACACCTCGTCGCTGCAGACCGGGCAGGCGGTGCCGGCCGGGCAGAGCTGGCACGGCTCGCCCGCGCAGCACACCGACAGTGACTACCGCTCGCTCGTCCCGGAGCCGTGCGGGACGCCGCGCCGGGTCCTCTACGCGGTCGTGCAGCTGGTCAACCTGCTGGTCGTCTCGCTGCCGCTGGTGCTGGGCGGGGTGGCGCTGGCGCTCACCGAGGTCCCGCAGCTCGCGGCGCTCCTGGACCGGACCGCACCCGCGTTCACCAGCACCGCGTTCTACACCGAGGCACTGCTCGCCTCCGCCGTGCTGTTCTTCGGCGGCGCGCTGCTGACGTTCCTGCTCATGGTCACCGTCCCCCGCGTGCTCGCCCCGACCCTCACCCCGGACCGGACCTACCGCCTCTACGGCTTCCACTACTGGGCGCACCGGCTGATCGCGAAGATGACGAACCGCAAGTTCTTCACCGAGCTGTTCGGCGACAGCTCGTTCATCACCGGCTACCTGGGCGCCATCGGCTACAGGCTGTCCCCGGTCGTGCAGACCGGCTCCAACTTCGGCATGGCGGTGCAGCACGAGAGCCCGTTCCTGAGCTCGGTGGGCCACGCGACCGTCGTCGCCGACGGGTTGTCGATCGTCAACGCCGACTTCTCGGCCTCGTCGTTCCGGGTGTCACCGACGTCGATCGGGGCGGACAACTTCCTCGGCAACCACATCGCCTACCCCTCGCAGGGCCGCACCGGCGACAACTGCCTGCTCGCGACGAAGGTGATGGTTCCGATCGACGGGCCGGTGCGGACCGGGGTCGGCCTGCTCGGCTCGCCCAGCTTCGAGATCCCGCGCTCGGTCGACCGCGACACCGGCTTCGACCTGCCCCCGGACGAGATGCGGCGCCGGCTGGCCGGCAAGAACCGGCACAACGCCGTCACGATCGCGCTGCGGCTGGTCGTCCGGTGGATGCACCTGTTCGGAATCCTGCTGATCGCCTCCGGCGCGTCCGACCTCGCCGCGACCTACGGCGCGGCGGCCTACGCGGCGATCCCGGTCGCGACGCTGGCGTTCACCGTCGTCTACTACGTGGCCGTCGAGCGGGCCGTCGACGTGCTGCAGACCCTGGCCCCGGACGGCTGCTCGATCTACGACCCGGTGTTCTGGCGCCACGAGCGTGCCTGGAAGGTGCCGTCGGAGACCTACTTCAAGACCTTCGACGGCACCCCGTTCAAGACCGTGCTCTGGCGCCTGCTCGGGGTCCGGATCGGGCGCCGGGTCTTCGACGACGGCTGCTTCCTCACCGAGCGCTCGTTCACCGCGATCGGCGACGGCGCCACCCTCAACGCGGGGACGATCGTCCAGTGCCACTCCCAGGAGGACGGCGCCTTCAAGTCCGACCGCACCACGATCGGCGCCGGCGTCACGCTCGGGGTCGGGGCGTTCGTGCACTACGGCGTGACGATCGGTAATGCCGCGGTGCTGGCCGCCGACTCCTTCCTGATGAAAGGCGAGGACGTTCCGTCGGGCACGTCCTGGGGCGGGAACCCCGCCGGTGAGCTCGCGGTACCCACACACGACGCGGGGGCCCGCCACGCCGCGGCGTGA
- a CDS encoding non-ribosomal peptide synthetase, which translates to MATPAEVDRAYWREVLTAGGSTAIPRWTLTPRPGVAEHATRLPPMSESPESGAAESALLAAHAAVLAALSGEREVVTGYVTGGQVLPCRLVAGPGPWRELLQDAHRVGSELLAHSDVDIEALARELDVAAWPFETEFDPTGDGGDLAATTVLRFGVTPSDDGPVLRLRYRTDVLDADAATRIAGYHLTALAQIAADPDAPRDGQGLLSPDELRFQIDGLAGPRRELPDARFHELFEQRAAAHPDAVAVVHGDDSWTYRELNARANRIGRALLARGLAPEDAVAVVTERNLDWAASVVAVLKAGGAYLPIEPHFPADRIATTLSQAGCRLVLTETGSTDTLDAALQELPGTRALLVGDACREAHDDTDLGLEIGPDRLAYIYFTSGSTGRPKGAMCEHAGMVNHLYAKIDDLGIGEGQVVAQTAPQCFDISLWQLVSALLVGGRTVIVEQERILDVARFVDRIAERRVNVLQLVPSYLEVVLSYLDAHPRELPDLHCVSTTGEALKKELTTRWFAARPGIRLANAYGLTETSDDTNHEVMDRAPDRDRVPLGPPVNNVHLYVVDENLAPVPLGAPGEIVFSGVCVGRGYVNDPERTRAAFTADPHRPGERLYRSGDHGRWLPEGKLEFLGRRDTQVKIRGFRIEIGEIENTLLRVPGVRDGAVVVAERADRSRHLVAFYSGPETIDVDVLRERLGASLPVYMVPAAFHFREALPLTANGKIDTKALTALAADLGTAETGHTAPGTPTEVRLATAFATVLGVGADEIGREDHFFDRGGSSLSAVKLAIAMERIVSLKDITAHPVLADLAALVDSRSASTTEQLERTP; encoded by the coding sequence ATGGCGACGCCGGCAGAGGTCGACCGCGCGTACTGGCGCGAGGTGCTCACCGCGGGTGGGTCGACCGCGATCCCACGCTGGACGCTCACCCCGAGGCCCGGTGTGGCCGAGCACGCGACACGCCTGCCCCCGATGTCGGAGTCGCCGGAGTCCGGGGCCGCGGAGTCGGCGCTGCTGGCCGCGCACGCCGCCGTGCTCGCGGCACTGTCCGGCGAGCGCGAGGTGGTCACCGGCTACGTGACCGGCGGGCAGGTGCTGCCCTGCCGGCTCGTCGCCGGGCCGGGGCCGTGGCGCGAGCTGCTCCAGGACGCCCACCGGGTCGGGTCGGAGCTGCTGGCCCACTCCGACGTCGACATCGAGGCCCTGGCCCGCGAGCTCGACGTGGCGGCATGGCCGTTCGAGACGGAGTTCGACCCGACCGGCGACGGCGGCGACCTCGCCGCGACGACCGTGCTCCGGTTCGGCGTCACCCCGAGCGACGACGGGCCCGTGCTGCGCCTGCGCTACCGGACCGACGTGCTCGACGCCGACGCCGCCACCCGGATCGCCGGCTACCACCTCACCGCCCTCGCGCAGATCGCCGCGGACCCCGACGCACCGCGCGACGGGCAGGGCCTGCTCTCCCCCGACGAGCTGCGGTTCCAGATCGACGGGCTCGCCGGGCCGCGCCGGGAGCTGCCCGACGCCCGCTTCCACGAGCTGTTCGAGCAGCGGGCCGCCGCGCACCCGGACGCGGTCGCGGTGGTGCACGGCGACGACTCCTGGACCTACCGGGAGCTCAACGCCCGGGCGAACCGCATCGGACGGGCGCTGCTCGCCCGGGGCCTCGCCCCCGAGGACGCCGTCGCGGTGGTGACCGAGCGGAACCTGGACTGGGCGGCGTCGGTCGTCGCGGTCCTCAAGGCGGGCGGGGCCTACCTGCCGATCGAGCCGCACTTCCCGGCCGACCGGATCGCGACGACGCTGTCGCAGGCCGGGTGCCGCCTGGTGCTGACCGAGACCGGCAGCACGGACACCCTCGACGCGGCACTGCAGGAGCTGCCCGGGACCCGGGCACTGCTCGTCGGCGACGCCTGCCGCGAGGCCCACGACGACACCGACCTGGGGCTGGAGATCGGCCCGGACCGGCTCGCCTACATCTACTTCACCTCCGGCTCCACCGGCCGCCCCAAGGGCGCGATGTGCGAGCACGCGGGCATGGTCAACCACCTCTACGCCAAGATCGACGACCTGGGGATCGGCGAGGGCCAGGTCGTCGCCCAAACCGCCCCGCAGTGCTTCGACATCTCGCTGTGGCAGCTGGTGTCCGCGCTGCTGGTGGGCGGGCGGACCGTCATCGTCGAGCAGGAGCGGATCCTCGATGTCGCGCGGTTCGTCGACCGGATCGCCGAGCGTCGCGTCAACGTCCTGCAGCTGGTGCCGTCCTACCTCGAGGTGGTGCTGTCCTACCTCGACGCCCACCCGCGGGAGCTGCCGGACCTGCACTGCGTCTCGACGACCGGGGAGGCGCTGAAGAAGGAGCTCACCACCCGCTGGTTCGCCGCCCGGCCCGGCATCCGGCTGGCGAACGCCTACGGCCTGACCGAGACCTCCGACGACACCAACCACGAGGTCATGGACCGGGCGCCGGACCGCGACCGGGTCCCGCTCGGCCCGCCGGTGAACAACGTGCACCTCTACGTCGTCGACGAGAACCTGGCGCCGGTGCCGCTCGGGGCGCCCGGCGAGATCGTCTTCTCCGGGGTGTGTGTCGGCCGCGGCTACGTCAACGACCCGGAGCGCACCCGGGCGGCGTTCACGGCCGACCCGCACCGCCCGGGCGAGCGGCTCTACCGCAGCGGCGACCACGGCCGCTGGCTGCCCGAGGGCAAGCTGGAGTTCCTCGGCCGCCGCGACACCCAGGTGAAGATCCGCGGCTTCCGGATCGAGATCGGCGAGATCGAGAACACGCTGCTGCGGGTCCCCGGCGTCCGCGACGGCGCCGTGGTCGTCGCCGAGCGGGCCGACCGCAGCCGGCACCTGGTCGCCTTCTACTCGGGCCCGGAGACGATCGACGTCGACGTCCTGCGCGAGCGCCTCGGCGCGTCGCTGCCGGTCTACATGGTCCCGGCCGCGTTCCACTTCCGTGAGGCTCTGCCGCTCACGGCCAACGGCAAGATCGACACCAAGGCCCTGACCGCGCTCGCCGCGGACCTCGGCACCGCCGAGACCGGCCACACGGCCCCGGGCACGCCCACCGAGGTGCGGCTGGCGACCGCCTTCGCGACCGTGCTCGGCGTCGGGGCCGACGAGATCGGCCGTGAGGACCACTTCTTCGACCGGGGCGGCTCGTCGCTCTCGGCGGTGAAGCTGGCGATCGCGATGGAGCGGATCGTCTCGCTCAAGGACATCACCGCGCACCCGGTCCTGGCCGACCTCGCCGCGCTCGTCGACAGCCGCTCCGCAAGCACCACCGAACAGCTCGAGAGGACACCGTGA
- a CDS encoding sensor histidine kinase → MTRGRTAAWVVLLVATAVVSLAWLGVGLVVALARYVPGALESVQASAAAGSGWARGVAQAAPGSEPLDQAVLDYGCSLLNLVLAAVLLRTGGRSWSMRLLVVAMIGSAGAFNLQAHAAAVAVEIATGFSAGQLHQVVLHALACAAYVLALLVFPTATRPTAWQSRAGWQGPAGGLVVVAAAASLLVVGFGTAVLPHTISCILFFGFGVPVAGLVALPSRVRRGATAEQRTQARLLLCALAATFVTAVVLAVVTLVLAALGQPGLTLYDPTAHTDAAAGSPTALMFWFSRIASVAIAAAVLVAVTGGSRLWTAERVFSRGLAATLVAAVAGGLFAVVRAAMGDPAPAGALSVGLSALAAVPVALVALPLYLRVENLVDRLLYGDRPTPYSVLAGVAALSRTTGGDAPDLARVAEAVGRGLGATLCRLTVRRPGLRDRTYAWASDGGGGSDDLVTVAVRHGTDELGEIAVDRAAVAGLNAQRRHLLTDIADSLGVVLQASRSGIELERQLRAAVAHGEKIAVARRETVAEMDGERRRIERDLHDGAQHHLVTLGLTLGLVEHQVETGQFDEARERLDHLLTQIDVTEAVLAETSTGVSSALLAEQGLVAALTAALSGAEPPITIDDDGGVVTARRYPAEIGETAYFCCLEAVNNARKHAPGAPVTITVAEVGGSLRVRVRDTGPGFTPDPIPGIGIPTSAGRGMRNVSTRLAAVGGTIAIRSAPGEGTTVEGTIPLPAEPGGAAPEPSEGGSVNGVREKVAGENGAGSLRERMRDLLRSAEAAYRGTGDAAGIGAIAARLDERSGVTQVRAALVALEQVVATSPPDEEAAHRLRYELERLRSGAHELVELDLADVLRTGNVMLPAEMRSSAERLLGTAGSGVRVRLGLDEGDGPEEVRRAAAEELARWQRWASHPASTRSVRDVAHVVVRTCEHLLAEAGAGAEAGAGAS, encoded by the coding sequence GTGACCCGGGGACGGACCGCCGCCTGGGTCGTCCTGCTCGTGGCCACCGCGGTGGTCTCGCTCGCCTGGCTCGGCGTCGGTCTCGTCGTGGCACTGGCCCGGTACGTCCCGGGCGCGCTGGAGTCGGTGCAGGCGTCCGCGGCCGCCGGGAGCGGGTGGGCCCGGGGCGTGGCGCAGGCGGCGCCGGGCAGTGAGCCGCTCGACCAGGCGGTGCTCGACTACGGCTGCAGCCTGCTGAACCTCGTCCTCGCCGCGGTCCTGCTGCGCACCGGCGGGCGCTCCTGGTCGATGCGCCTGCTGGTGGTCGCGATGATCGGGTCGGCCGGGGCGTTCAACCTGCAGGCGCACGCCGCGGCGGTCGCCGTGGAGATCGCGACCGGGTTCTCCGCCGGGCAACTGCACCAGGTGGTGCTGCACGCCCTCGCCTGCGCCGCCTACGTCCTGGCGCTGCTGGTGTTCCCGACGGCCACGCGGCCGACCGCATGGCAGAGCCGGGCCGGGTGGCAGGGCCCGGCCGGAGGGCTGGTGGTCGTGGCCGCGGCGGCGAGCCTGCTCGTCGTCGGGTTCGGCACGGCGGTGCTGCCGCACACGATCAGCTGCATCCTGTTCTTCGGGTTCGGCGTCCCGGTCGCGGGCCTGGTCGCGCTGCCGTCCCGGGTCCGCCGCGGCGCCACCGCCGAGCAGCGCACGCAGGCGCGGCTGCTGCTGTGCGCGCTGGCCGCGACGTTCGTGACGGCCGTCGTGCTCGCCGTCGTCACGCTCGTGCTCGCCGCCCTGGGCCAGCCGGGCCTGACGCTCTACGACCCGACGGCGCACACGGACGCGGCCGCCGGGTCGCCGACCGCCCTGATGTTCTGGTTCTCCCGGATCGCCTCGGTGGCGATCGCGGCCGCGGTGCTGGTGGCGGTCACCGGGGGCTCGCGGCTGTGGACGGCCGAGCGGGTGTTCAGCCGGGGCCTCGCCGCGACGCTCGTCGCCGCCGTCGCCGGAGGGTTGTTCGCGGTGGTGCGCGCGGCCATGGGCGACCCCGCCCCGGCGGGAGCGCTGTCGGTCGGGCTCTCCGCGCTGGCCGCGGTGCCGGTCGCGCTCGTCGCGCTGCCGCTCTACCTACGGGTGGAGAACCTCGTGGACCGCCTGCTCTACGGCGACCGGCCGACCCCCTACAGCGTGCTGGCCGGGGTCGCGGCCCTGTCCCGGACCACCGGCGGCGACGCGCCGGACCTGGCACGGGTGGCCGAGGCGGTCGGCCGCGGGCTCGGCGCGACGCTGTGCCGGCTGACGGTGCGCCGGCCCGGCCTGCGCGACCGCACCTACGCCTGGGCCTCCGACGGCGGGGGCGGGAGCGACGACCTGGTCACCGTCGCCGTCCGCCACGGCACCGACGAGCTCGGCGAGATCGCCGTCGACCGCGCCGCCGTCGCCGGGCTGAACGCGCAGCGACGGCACCTGCTCACCGACATCGCCGACAGCCTCGGCGTGGTGCTGCAGGCCAGCCGGTCGGGCATCGAGCTGGAACGCCAGCTGCGCGCGGCCGTCGCACACGGGGAGAAGATCGCCGTGGCCCGCCGCGAGACCGTCGCCGAGATGGACGGTGAGCGGCGCCGGATCGAGCGCGACCTGCACGACGGCGCCCAGCACCACCTCGTCACCCTCGGGCTGACGCTCGGCCTGGTCGAGCACCAGGTCGAGACCGGGCAGTTCGACGAGGCCCGGGAACGTCTCGACCACCTCCTGACCCAGATCGACGTCACCGAGGCGGTGCTGGCCGAGACCTCGACCGGGGTCTCCTCGGCGCTGCTGGCCGAGCAGGGGCTCGTCGCCGCCCTGACCGCGGCCCTGTCCGGAGCCGAGCCGCCGATCACGATCGACGACGACGGCGGTGTCGTCACCGCGCGCCGCTACCCCGCCGAGATCGGCGAGACCGCCTACTTCTGCTGCCTGGAGGCGGTGAACAACGCCCGCAAGCACGCACCCGGCGCTCCGGTGACGATCACCGTCGCCGAGGTCGGCGGATCGCTGCGCGTGCGGGTGCGCGACACCGGCCCCGGCTTCACCCCCGACCCGATCCCCGGCATCGGGATCCCGACCTCGGCCGGGCGCGGGATGCGCAACGTCAGCACGCGGCTGGCCGCCGTCGGAGGCACGATCGCGATCCGCTCCGCGCCGGGAGAGGGCACCACGGTGGAGGGAACGATCCCGCTGCCGGCCGAACCCGGTGGGGCCGCCCCCGAGCCGTCGGAGGGAGGCTCCGTCAACGGGGTCCGGGAAAAGGTGGCCGGGGAGAACGGGGCCGGTTCGCTGCGGGAGCGGATGCGGGACCTGCTGCGGTCCGCGGAGGCCGCCTATCGCGGTACCGGCGACGCCGCCGGGATCGGGGCGATCGCGGCCCGGCTGGACGAGCGGTCCGGGGTGACGCAGGTGCGGGCGGCGCTGGTGGCCCTCGAGCAGGTCGTCGCGACCTCACCGCCGGACGAGGAGGCGGCGCACCGCCTGCGCTACGAGCTGGAGCGGCTGCGGTCGGGGGCACACGAGCTCGTCGAGCTCGACCTCGCCGACGTGCTGCGGACCGGGAACGTGATGCTGCCGGCGGAGATGCGGAGCTCCGCGGAGCGGCTGCTGGGCACGGCCGGGAGCGGGGTCCGGGTCCGGCTGGGGCTGGATGAGGGGGACGGTCCGGAGGAGGTGCGCCGGGCGGCGGCCGAGGAGCTGGCGCGGTGGCAGCGGTGGGCGTCGCACCCGGCGTCGACCAGGAGCGTGCGGGACGTCGCGCACGTCGTGGTGCGGACCTGCGAGCACCTGCTGGCGGAGGCGGGGGCCGGGGCGGAAGCCGGGGCCGGGGCGAGCTGA